The ANME-2 cluster archaeon genome segment CTGTATTCAAGTTTTTTAAGGGATTCGATAAGGATACTGACCGCATCCCGTTCTCCTATATAGCCGACTATGCCGCACATTGTTTTTTAGTTCATCCACCTTAGTTTCATTTTATATCATTATCGAGTCGCTGGGCAGGTCCTTTGAGATAATTATTCCTGATGAAACACTGCATCCGGTGGCAACCATCCTCCCAGGCTCGATGAGTACTCTATGCTGGATATCGTTCCCATCACCGATCACTGTTCCCAATTTATCTGCCTTATGAAGAATACCATTTATTTCAATCAACAGATTCTCTCCTGTTTGAGTAATAAAATGCGAACCGATACTATTATGTGAACCGATAATGGAGTTGGATATATATGAAAAAGCACCGATCCTCGTATCGTTCATAAAGATACTGTTCTTGATATGGACCGATGATTCCACTGTTGAATTATTGCCTATGGTGGTGGAAGGAAGTATTACGGTATTTGGTCCGATATCACAGTTCTTTCCAATCACGACCGGCCCTATAATATATGAACCTGAACGAATGATGGTATTTGTTCCGATAATGACATTGCCCTTTACCACAGCACCTTCTTCAATCGTTCCATGCATTATCGATTTTTCACAACGCTCCAGCAAGGAGGCATTGGCACGAAGCAGGTCCCAAGAATGTACTGCATCTATCCATGTGGATTTTGAATATACAACACTGATGGTCTTGCCTGTATCTATCATAGTCTGTATGGTATCGGTTATGGCATATTCTCCTGTCTCAGACACAGACGTGGCTTTAATGTATTCGAACACATCAGGTTTGAATATGTATATTCCTGTATTCACATTATGACTCAGGTCCTCCATGGGCTTTTCAACAATCTTGAGCACCCGGTTCTTATCTGATACCACCACGCCATAACCTCTGGTTTTAACCCGTGTTACGGTCAATACCGTTGCATCTCCTGAATGACCTTCCAGGATATCAGAAATTGTACCTGATTCGACAATATTATCGCCATTCAGCACGATGAACTCATCGTCAATATGCTGAGCTACCTTCTTGATAGCATGAGCGGTACCAAGTTGTCCTTTTTGTTCAACATACGTGATGTTTACTCCCAGTTTCACACCGTCCTGGAAATAATCCATGATGCGCTCTTTTTTGTATCCAACAACAATGATAATATCGATAATCCCACACTGAGCGAGGGCATTGATAACATGTTCCAATATCGGTTTGTTTGCAGCAAAAAGCATTACCTTGGAACGGGTAAGCGTTAATGGCTTACATCTTTGCCCTTCTCCTGCTGCAAGAATTACTGCTTTCATACAAATTCATACCTATAATATCTCCGAACAATATAAATCATTGGATAATTACTAAATATAATATACTCCAGTTATATACATCAGTTCCGGC includes the following:
- a CDS encoding NTP transferase domain-containing protein — protein: MKAVILAAGEGQRCKPLTLTRSKVMLFAANKPILEHVINALAQCGIIDIIIVVGYKKERIMDYFQDGVKLGVNITYVEQKGQLGTAHAIKKVAQHIDDEFIVLNGDNIVESGTISDILEGHSGDATVLTVTRVKTRGYGVVVSDKNRVLKIVEKPMEDLSHNVNTGIYIFKPDVFEYIKATSVSETGEYAITDTIQTMIDTGKTISVVYSKSTWIDAVHSWDLLRANASLLERCEKSIMHGTIEEGAVVKGNVIIGTNTIIRSGSYIIGPVVIGKNCDIGPNTVILPSTTIGNNSTVESSVHIKNSIFMNDTRIGAFSYISNSIIGSHNSIGSHFITQTGENLLIEINGILHKADKLGTVIGDGNDIQHRVLIEPGRMVATGCSVSSGIIISKDLPSDSIMI